In Trichlorobacter lovleyi, the DNA window ATTCATGTGATCAGGAAAATGCCAGCCTGACCTGACGCTGGCGTGGTCCATCAAACTCGCAAAAGTAGACCCCCTGCCAGGTTCCCAGCCAGAGAGTTCCTGCCCTGACAATCACCTGTACTGACGAGCCGAACAGGCTGGCCTTGATATGGGCATCCGAATTGCCTTCAACGTGGCGGAAACCGGGGAGATCCGGCACCAGCTGCTGCATGAACCAGGTCATGTCACGGGCCACATCCGGGTCAGCATTCTCGTTGATGGTGACCCCGGCGGTGGTATGGGGCACAAAGACCGTCAGGATGCCATCCTGCCAGCCACGCTGTTGTACCAGGTCAGCCAGCAGTCCGCTGATCGGCAGCATCACATTTTTCTGTCCTGTCTTGATCTGAAGTTCGGCGGTCTCCATGGCGTCTCCTGATACGCAAAAGGGGCAAAAACCATCGGTTCATGCCCCTCTGAAGGTCATATCACGGCTCAATAACGGCTAGGCCGCGTCAACGATCCTGATCCAGCCATAACGATCATCCAGCTTGCCGGTCTGGATACCGGTCAGGGCGTCGTACAGTTTCTGGGTAATCGCACCAACGCCGCCGTCGCCAACCTGCAGCGCCTCATCCTTGTAACCGAGCTTACCCACCGGGGTCACCACTGCAGCGGTGCCGCTGCCAAAGGCCTCGGTCACCTTGCCGCCGCGCAGGTCTGCGAACAGCTCATCCACATCAATCAGCCGCTCCTCAACCGTGCAGCCCAGTTCAATCGCCAGCCGCAGCACCGATTCACGGGTAATGCCGGACAGGATCGAACCGGTCAGGGGGGCGGTGACAATATGGTTGCCGTAGGCAAAGAACATGTTCATGGCCCCGACCTCTTCAATGTAGCGACGCTCCTTACCATCCAGCCAGAGCACCTGATCATAGCCCTTCTTCTTGGCTTCCAGGCCGGCCTTGAGGGAAGAGGCGTAATTGCCGCCGGTCTTGGCATCACCGGTGCCGCCTGCCACGGAACGGACATATTTGTCCTCCACCAGGATGCTGACCGGGTTGAAGCCGGCTGCATAGTAGGCCCCCACCGGGGAAAGGATCACAAAAAAGTAGTAATGGTCGCCGGGCTTGACTCCAAGATAGGGATCAACCGCTATCATGGCCGGCCGGATATACATCGCGGTGCCGGGTGCGGTGGGAATCCAGTCCTTTTCCAGCTCAACCAGCTTGTCGATGCCGTCCAGAAACAGCTCTTCAGGCACTTCCGGCATGCACATCCGGCTGGCGGACTGATTGAAGCGTCGGGCGTTCATCTCGGGGCGGAACAGGGCGATCCTGCCATCATCCCATTTATAGGCCTTGAGCCCCTCAAAGATCTCCTGGGCATAGTGCAGCACCGACGTGGCCGGGTCCAGCATGAACGGCTCGTACGGCTTGATCCGGGCATTATGCCAGCCTTTGTCAACAGTCCACTCGACCAGCAGCATCCGGTCGGTAAACAGCTTGCCAAAGCCAAGTTGTGTCTCATCAGCCACCTTCTGTTTCATCCGCTCAGGGGCCAAGGGAAGTACTTCGATCTGCATCTGACACCTCCTGCAAAAATATCTGAAAAAAGAGGCGGCCCATGGCCGCCGTTGCCTTTCATACTTACTGCCAGCCCGAAACAGTGTCAACCATTTCTTGGACAAACCGGGACACGGAAGCGCCGGCTGAAAGACCTGACAGCGGCTGCGGCCTGATTTTTTTAAGCCATTTGTAAAAAAATGTAGGTTGGGCGCTTGCAGACTAAAAAACTGGTGTTATCATGCTCTACCAAGCAGTAGCCGGTGCAGGAGACGTCCTGTCCCGTATCCAACCAAGGGGGTACCCAGATGAAGAAGGCAGATCTCGTTGCAAAGATGGCAACCGACGCAGGCATCACCAAGGCACAGGCCGAAAAGGCACTGGCCGCCTTCACAGCTGCTACTGAAGCAGCTCTGAAAGCAGGCGACAAGGTAACACTGGTAGGATTTGGCACATTCAGTACCATTTCCCGCAAGGCCCGCACCGGCCGCAACCCCCAGACCGGCAAGGAGATCAAGATTGCAGCCAAGACATCGGCAAAGTTCTCACCCGGCAAGGGGCTGAAAGATCTGAAGATCAAGGCAGCCAAGAAGAAGTAGCCCACTGCTCTTGATGTAACTAAAAAGCCCCGTCTCGACGGGGCTTTTCTTTTATGCAGCAGACCACAGCTCCTCTTGTGAGGGCAGGGGCCATGCACTCCGGCATATCAAAACAGGCCGACCTTGTTCAGCAGCACCAACGCCACCAACACCGGTGAAACATAGCGGATCAGAAAATACCAGACGTGGTAGAATGCCCGGCTTCCCCCACCCTTCAAAAGCTCATCCCTCCCGATTCTGGGGATCAGCACCCACCCGGCGAACAGCGTAATCAGCAGTCCTCCCAGCGGCAGGAGATAGTTACTTGCCAGGAAATCGATGGAATCCAGAAAATTGCGATCACCGATGACATGCCACTCCTTGAGCAGATTATTTGAGAATGCCGAAGGAACGCCCAGTGCAAAAATAGCCAGCCCCATCAGCAGCGTTGCCCTGGTACGGTCCCATTTCTGCTCATCACAGTAGTAGGCCACCACCACCTCCAGCAATG includes these proteins:
- a CDS encoding secondary thiamine-phosphate synthase enzyme YjbQ → METAELQIKTGQKNVMLPISGLLADLVQQRGWQDGILTVFVPHTTAGVTINENADPDVARDMTWFMQQLVPDLPGFRHVEGNSDAHIKASLFGSSVQVIVRAGTLWLGTWQGVYFCEFDGPRQRQVRLAFS
- a CDS encoding branched-chain amino acid aminotransferase; protein product: MQIEVLPLAPERMKQKVADETQLGFGKLFTDRMLLVEWTVDKGWHNARIKPYEPFMLDPATSVLHYAQEIFEGLKAYKWDDGRIALFRPEMNARRFNQSASRMCMPEVPEELFLDGIDKLVELEKDWIPTAPGTAMYIRPAMIAVDPYLGVKPGDHYYFFVILSPVGAYYAAGFNPVSILVEDKYVRSVAGGTGDAKTGGNYASSLKAGLEAKKKGYDQVLWLDGKERRYIEEVGAMNMFFAYGNHIVTAPLTGSILSGITRESVLRLAIELGCTVEERLIDVDELFADLRGGKVTEAFGSGTAAVVTPVGKLGYKDEALQVGDGGVGAITQKLYDALTGIQTGKLDDRYGWIRIVDAA
- a CDS encoding HU family DNA-binding protein, whose translation is MKKADLVAKMATDAGITKAQAEKALAAFTAATEAALKAGDKVTLVGFGTFSTISRKARTGRNPQTGKEIKIAAKTSAKFSPGKGLKDLKIKAAKKK